The Dyadobacter subterraneus genome window below encodes:
- a CDS encoding nucleotidyltransferase domain-containing protein: MNIKTVSKEFKDEMKTLYGDLLYKVILFGSFARNDFRDDSDVDFLVVLNKDEVRPLTEISKISPVLGEFLSHYHKVFSVVPTSRRKFEDSTMPLFRNIRSEGIEI; the protein is encoded by the coding sequence ATGAATATCAAAACGGTTTCAAAAGAATTTAAAGATGAGATGAAAACTTTGTATGGTGACTTGCTGTACAAAGTGATTTTGTTCGGTTCATTTGCCAGAAATGACTTTCGTGATGATTCTGATGTTGATTTCCTGGTTGTTTTAAATAAGGATGAAGTTCGTCCCTTAACTGAAATATCAAAAATTTCCCCTGTATTGGGGGAATTTTTAAGCCATTACCATAAGGTATTTAGTGTTGTTCCAACAAGTAGGAGAAAATTTGAAGATAGCACGATGCCACTTTTTCGAAATATTCGTTCAGAGGGAATTGAAATATGA